The nucleotide sequence ATTAAACCATTAACCGGTAATAAAAAATCGTGTTCGTTTTCCGTAAACATCGCCACCATTTTCCAATCGAATTTTTTCACGAACTGAATTTTCGCCTTATTATGAGACGAATCCGACGTTGCCGTTcgaaaaaataaaggaaatttaTTTCGGTCGCTGAGATACGGCGACGACGATCCGTAAGATATCTACAAacgaaagagaaaaaaaaaaaatttcaactcgCGAATTACTTCATTTTAAACTACCTGTATAATATTCCAGTGCGGTACTATTTGCGCTAATCTTTCGGTTACGTTCGAACATCCGGCTCCTAATAAtgcgaaaattgaatattttgaatataaagcGTGAAATAATCTATCCATTCCGATACCAGGGTCGcactaaaaaacaatataacgtttaaaaattgttagtttccttttaaatagtttttcctAAATCTAAGGAAATAAACTACAAGCTGGCATCACTGAGAAAGATGAAAGATATTATATGTCACTTTTCTGTTCGCTATTACATTTTATACGATTCAATCATTATGTTTTGTactatacaaattttattattacacaaATTTCCTGTCAATATTTTCTCTTGAAATTTCGCATActcatttaatatttatgacattaaaaaatctactcataatttaatttttaatcaacctATTAGTTCAGTTTTCCGTCCGTCTCATTTGATCATACACGTtttgaaactattatttattactacCAACTTCCTGTCCGCCATTACTCCTACCATTATCTATttctttaaattaaaaaaatactgaaattaaaaaatttttcatcgaCAATATCCTACCATAGTGTCATTAATCAGTAATTCGAAACGATAATCCTTcgttgtttttatattatttatttgttcgaCTGCTAGTTGCGCAGCCATCTTTTCTACATCTCCATCTTTCCGCCTTCCCCATTTGGTGGACATATCGAAAAGACCCAGTATAAACAACGTTCGAGTATTATTACTGATATATAAATCAGTCGAattactaaaaacaaaataatcaaaacgatattagataataataatttaaaattaagtaTACGTATACTATTAACATACGCGTTGTATTTTGTATTGCCTATCTAGTAGATTTAGCGATATCGTTTACGTAAAACTACATAGATGGGGTTGATTTGATCAGAAGAAATAACATTAGAACGaactatttaaattaataattgatctatgattttatattgtaaaactAGATACTCACTTttcgaaattcaaattttcgttaaaatccTCCACATATTCCGTAACAGTAACATTTTCGCAAATGTTATATTCgcgtgaaataaatttttttctgatcgAATTCATGCTGAGGAAGGCCAGAGAAATGACAACGacaaaaaatgatttgtaaATAGGGTGAATACGATTCATCGTGATTAAAATACACCGAAGACTGAATGCAGGTCGAAGCTATTAGAAGTTGCGAATATTTTCAAGAGGTCCTTCAACAGAATCGAGAGCTTGAGGGATGGTGTCCTTTGTGCGGTTAAAAGTGATGAatcggtatttttttttttttttcgacgtAACTGTAGCGCATGTGATACACTGGAAAAAATGATAACAGTCGGttattaattgagaaaaaaattcttttgatgTATACAGAGTGTCCCATTTAGATTGGAAACACATTTATGTTACATGTGAAACTTAGCTTAGGAGGTTTTCGAACTGTCGTGTAATTTTGAAGACAGTTATTTGTAAATATCGAAATATGAGGTGAAAATTgggatatttaaatttttttatggcgTTTTGCATATATCGATAGTTTTTCAAGTATTCTTACGGTTTTTAGTGATATTTACAAGTTTTAAcggatttatattttataaataaaatgtattttcacaTACTGATACGTAATTTTATGgggtttttagttttttacaatttttttcacgtatCTGGGATGTTTTCCATATATTTCGATGATTTTTACTTATTTCTATGggttttatatattcttacGCATTTGTAAGTAACTCCGAAGGTTTCCGACGTTTTTCTTATCTTCTCGTATGACATTTGAtgttgttttatcaatatttctatgattttttatgcaaattcataaattttcaagtattttaatgattttcactcatttttaatgttttttttacacTTTCCTACATATTTATATCAGATCTCGAGGGTATTGAACGTTTTTCTATGGCTTTTCATGTATTCCAATAGTTTTTTCATATGTATTGGTAGATCCTCATACATtccgaaattttcatttaattctgtGGTCTTGAATGACATTTGATGttgttttctcaatatttccatgattttttatgcaaattcataaatttccaagtattttaatgattttcactcatttttaatgttttttttacacTTTCCTACATATTTATATCAGATCTCGAGGGTATTGAACGTTTTTCTATGGCTTTTCATGTATTCCAATAGTTTTTTCATATGTATTGGTAGATCCTCATACATtccgaaattttcatttaattctgtGGTCTTGAATGACATTTGATGttgttttctcaatatttccatgattttttatgcaaattcataaatttccaagtattttaatgattttcactcatttttaatgttttttttacacTTTCCTACATATTTATATCAGATCTCGAGGGTATTGAACGTTTTTCTATGGCTTTTCATGTATTCCAATAGTTTTTTCATATGTATTGGTAGATCCTCATACATtccgaaattttcatttaattctgtGGTCTTGAATGACATTTGATGttgttttctcaatatttccatgattttttatgcaaattcataaatttccaagtattttaatgattttcactcatttttaatgttttttttacacTTTCCTACATATTTATATCAGATCTCGAGGGTATTGAACGTTTTTCTATGGCTTTTCATGTATTCCAATAGTTTTTTCATATGTATTGGTAGATCCTCATACATtccgaaattttcatttaattctgtGGTCTTGAATGACATTTGATGttgttttctcaatatttccatgattttttatgcaaattcataaatttccaagtattttaatgattttcactcatttttaatgttttttttacacTTTCCTACATATTTATATCAGATCTCGAGGGTATTGAACGTTTTTCTATGGCTTTTCATGTATTCCAATAGTTTTTTCATATGTATTGGTAGATCCTCATACATtccgaaattttcatttaattctgtGGTCTTGAATGacatttgatattgttttatcaatatttctatgattttttatacattttcatgtattttaatgattttcacttatttctaatgttttttcACACTTccctatatatttatatcagaTCTCGTAggtattaaacatttttctatgGCTTTTCATGTATTCCAATAGCTTTTTCATATGTATTCGTAGTTCCTTATATATAGCAAAATTTTCGTTTAATTCTGTGGTCTTGATTGACATTTGATACCgtttcttaaatttttctatgatttctATGATAATTTCACAtgcttttttctaaaatttttcacgtttttcgaCGATTCCtacttatataaataattatttaagtagtttgaaatatttcactCATTTATAtggtttatattattatattattcacacAACTGGATATTTCACGTGTCCCAACGGATGATTTCCACAGATTTCAatggttttgttttataaatatattgataaatatttttacgtatGTCTATGGATTCCACGTCACTTTTTTCACCAATACAATATGGCGTTGATTATGACATCATCACCCCTACTCAGACTACTATTTTAGAATTTATCTTCGTATGTGAGGTTGTTTGTATTTTTCTGTTGTAAAAGATGTTTTGTACGAGAAAATGGCAAAATTCATCAAAGAAAACATATATACGATCGTCTCGTCAACGCAgttaaaactttgtttggaaagtgATCCCTGACCTGCGCTAACAATGGCGGTGGGTGACGTCAACCTTCCTATTATCGGTTGAGAAACACTGTTGCCGGTTATTGTGAGGTAACGTTATaaacgttaaatttttttaaggtttGGGAAGTAAATGATAATACGAAAATTGTGGTATATATGtacatttattgaaatttagcACCTACATACGTATCTATATGGATAATTCAAAGACAATAAAACTTGTCTTATTGGTAATTGAATATGTATTTAAGTATTATATGATTTATTATAGAATATAATTAACGTCTTTGAAATATGATTGAAggtaatgtaataaatataaatggaGTCACAGAAATATCACTGGTATTTTAATTGCTTAAGTTAAATGCCTGTTTAATGataaattcgaatatatttattaaaatatctataattttgaTAAGAGAATTAATAATGAGGTAAAACATTGTCTTTtcgataaaatataaataagaaattgctaaaattatatttaattaaaactgttatgaaaattttcagtttacgTCCAGTCTATCGACGACAATTTATTGACGATCTCATTTGTGAATCcggatttttctaaattcttccAGTTTGTCTTGTTTTGTTGGGCATTTGCCTTCGCTGATCATGTAAGCTCCGTATTCGCAGCTCGGCATCCCGCACAGGTTGTCTTGAATGCATCTATACGgcaaaaaaagtcaaaaataataattaatatcatatatttcaaattatattgaaacctATCATTTAATTCTTAATTCGTATCTattattttatcgattttctatGGCATCTTGAATTTCCTACGTtaatttctagttttattttaatatttcaatggtTTTCTCGTATTTCTATGGGTTTATATGAATtgctttacatatttttatgttttaacaCAGTTTTAAGCTTTTCCAAGAGGATTTAAGTActtcaattcgattttttatatatttccttgACTTTTTTTACTCCAATATGATTTTTTACCCATTTGGATGGTTTTTTTAGTATCCCAACGGAACGAATTTAGatggtttttttaaattcttatatggtacgttttttttctaattttttgtgtatttcGACGGTTTTCCACTATTTTTATGAGTTTTAATGAATGGTTTTACgtatttctatgatttttttcactCTATTGTGATTTTTTACCTGTTcggatgtttttttttcaatatatctacGGATTTGAacgaatttcgataattttttaaacatttctattattttcttcgTCATTTTCTGGGTATCTTATGTTTTTCTATGGTTATTTACGTATTTCAATGACTTTTTGGGTATTCCTTTAGTTTTGCACTATATTTTATGGGTTTGATTcgttttttttcctaattttttgtGCATTTCGATGGTTTTCCACTATTTTTATGAGTTTTAATGAATGGTTTCACgtatttctatgatttttttcactCTATTACGATTTTTTACCTGTtcggatgttttttttttcaataaatctacGGATTTGAacgaatttcgataattttttaaacatttctattaatttcttcgtCATTTTCTGGGTATCTTATGTTTTTCTATGGTTATTTACGTATTTCAATGACTTTTTGGGTATTCCTTTAGTTTTGCACTCTATTTTATGGGTTTGATTCGTTTCTTTCctaattttttgtgtatttcGATGGTTTTCCACTATTTTTATGGGTTTTAATGAATGGTTTCACgtatttctatgatttttttcactCTATTACGATTTTTTACCTGTtcggatgttttttttttcaataaatctacGGATTTGAacgaatttcgataattttttaaacatttctattaatttcttcgtCATTTTCTGGGTATCTTATGTTTTTCTATGGTTATTTACGTATTTCAATGACTTTTTGGGTATTCCTTTAGTTTTGCACTATATTTTATGGGTTTGATTCGTTTTTTTCCTAAGTTTTTGTGTATTTCGATGGTTTTCCACTATTTCTATGGGTTTTAATGAATGGTTTTACGTATTTCTATggtttttctcttattttatttattttgaacacagttttattactttttatgtttttctatgTGTTACCTAAGTTTTTCTATGGTATTCCGATCactattttgatatatatttctATGAGTTTTTAAcctattcattttttttcaatatttctatgtATTTAAACGAATTTCGAtggttttcaatatatttctatgattttttacGTATTTCGATGGTTTTTTTACATATGTCAATATGATTTCTGGGTaattctcattaattttcacgAATTCGACATTTTTATACGGTTATCCAAGTATTTACAGATTTCTATGATTTCTTAAGAAGTATACTCACATTCTATTGGTCATACTGAAATGTTCGTTTCCCCTTTTAAGTGTAATACAGTCTTCGTCATTTTCGTCACAATCGCATGCGCATTTGTGTGACTTAATAACAGGTTTATAAGGTTTCGGACAACTAcaactaaaaaagaagaatataattAAACAACACAACAAATTCGACAGTAATAGATCTATGAAACGCACCTGGTATTATTATCGATATCTTGTTGCGTTTCCAAATCGAAACTTTTCCCAGAATCGATTTTATAAGGAATGTCTTCTGTTTCCTTACACTCACATTCGGTGTGATTGTAAAAATCAAGTCTTTCTACTGTACTATGGTCATTTCCGATCACTTTAGcctaaaaattcaataaaaaaattaaacaaacaaaacttgaaataaatcgattgcatttattattttgaaattaattttttaacgaGTCAAGTCGAGATGCGAGTCCGTCCCTGTTGTTTCACTTATTAATAGTTCTAGGAAGTGTTTATAGAGATTGCAGTTGGCAAAAGTAAGATCATTATTCTGAAATCTTGTTTTGCATTTTGCACATTTTGTACatcgttttttaattttaattaatgtgGTACAGAGGAATATACAATTTCATACATTCAGCGgcttattatataaatatttctgttCCTTTTCTAGGTTACGACGCAATCGTTTCATATTCCGATACGTACACAATAAATTACGcatatagatttaaaaataaaaaacctaaCCAGTTAGGCAACACGCTAtacttacataaaaataaagGGAGACCAAAGTTCTAGTTTTGTACTGACATCTAGTGTGTCTTTTACAACAGCCGGAATCGTCTGCGCATCGGTGTAGAACGGTGCAAGCCGGTATGTAACTTTTCGATGGATTCGGATGCTCCTGTTGAACAGAGATCACTCTAGGTAACGGCGTCGAACATTTCGATTGTTGATTGACGCGTTTATAATGTTCGATTACGGCGTTCACGTTCAATTctgaaacaatattaaaaaaaaaaaatttattatacctTGTACGCCCCTGTAATATTATTCGACAAATATCGACTATCATTCGTAAATGGCGCGATTGAAGTAAGACGACACCGCATAcattttcgttttgttttcaACGTGGTGAATGGAATATTTGTGTTGGGTTGTAATATTGAGATCGATCATTTAAATTgactaaataaatttcaattgcaTCTTTGGTTTATGGAAGCTTTGCGAGGGGAAACAACAACAAATACACACG is from Diorhabda sublineata isolate icDioSubl1.1 chromosome 1, icDioSubl1.1, whole genome shotgun sequence and encodes:
- the LOC130448658 gene encoding uncharacterized protein LOC130448658 — translated: MLINLVKTVACFYLCLSITTSDAYYKTSDRTFLKKPPPSNNRDNYNKQSRYTKFDKVMSRINKLNYDEDQPDDGVYRIRHKGWTGKKIFSTTPSTTTEMDLFETYGEMENEDEFDDYDTNLDDDDDELDYDDDDDDSKEEHEFFYSLDEDIQAEEASTSPPKTFSKLTEYKWNHFGTKEKVEESMRKQLNLNPSREQLNVNAVIEHYKRVNQQSKCSTPLPRVISVQQEHPNPSKSYIPACTVLHRCADDSGCCKRHTRCQYKTRTLVSLYFYAKVIGNDHSTVERLDFYNHTECECKETEDIPYKIDSGKSFDLETQQDIDNNTSCSCPKPYKPVIKSHKCACDCDENDEDCITLKRGNEHFSMTNRICIQDNLCGMPSCEYGAYMISEGKCPTKQDKLEEFRKIRIHK